Below is a window of Desulfarculaceae bacterium DNA.
GGAATACGCGATAAACAACGACTGGTCCTGGTACGTGAGCTACAACATGGAGCAGGACCGGATGCGCGAGCTCAAGACCCAGGTGCCGGACCCTTCCTTCGAGAACCAGACCTTTTTCATATCCTCGGTGCCCATGGGCATCATCTACGACAGCCGCGATTCGCTCCTGGACGCCACCAAGGGCACCTACGGCCGCCTGGAGGTGGAGACCGCCCTGCAGACCCTGGGCTCGGACCTGGGCTTCGTTCGGGCCGAGGCCGACCTGCGGCACGTTTTGCCCCTGCCCTGGGAGCGCTGGTACCTGGCCATGCGGGCGTCCGGAGGCATGGCCTGGGCCCTGCCCGGCACCGAGACGGTGCCCATCTTCCGGCGCTTTTTCCCCGGCGGCGCGGACTCGGTGCGCGGCTATCCCTACCAGCGCCTGGGCCCCCTGGACTCCCAGGGACGCCCCCTGGGCGGCGAGTCCATGGCCGTGGGCAGCGTGGAGGTGCGCTTCCCGCTGTACAAGGAGCTGGGGGGGGTGGTGTTCATGGACGCAGGCAACGCCTGGGAGCGGGTGGAGGACACCTTCGGCAGCCTGCGCTACACCGTGGGCGTGGGCCTGCGCTACAACACCCCGGTGGGGCCGCTTCGGGTGGACATCGGCTACCAGCTCAACCCGCCCTCCAACGAGCCTTATGACCGCTACGACGCCTATCTGAGCGTGGGGCAGGCCTTCTGATGGCGCGGCGCGGGAAATACCTCCTCTGGCTGATTCTGGGCCTGTTCGCGGCCCTGTTGTTGGCCCTGGGGGTGGGAGGCTGGGTGCTCAGCCGCTCCGACGCCTTCCGCGCTTGGGCGGTGACCCAGATTGAGAGCGGAGTCAAGGAGGCCACCGGGGCCGAGCTGAAGCTGGGCGCCCTGGAGGGCAACCTGCTCTTCCAGGCCACGGCCCGCGACCTGGCCCTGGTGCGCGGGGAGCACACCCTGCTCTCCGTGGAGCGCCTGGAGCTTTCCTACAACCTCCTGGCCCTCTTGGGCGGGCGGGTGAAGATACATTCCCTCACCGCGGTGCGCCCCCGGGTGAACCTACCCTGGGACCTGCCCTCGGGATCAGGCGGAGCCCCGGAGCTGGCCATCAGTTTGAGCCGCCTGAACATCACCGGCGGGGCCCTGAGCGCGCCCGAGGGGCTCTTGGGGCCGCTGCACCATCTGGAAGGCCTGGAGCTGAGCGGCAGCCTGTCCCTGGATCAGCGGGGCCTTCGGGCCACGGCCAAGGTGTTGCGGGCCCGCCTGGGGCTCAAGGGCCTGAGCGAGCCTCTGTCGGTGCACCTCAGGGCAGGCCTGGACGAAAAGCAGCTACGGGTGGAGGAGCTGGAGCTGAAGCATGGCCAGAGCCGCGCCCTGCTCAAGGGGGTGCTGGGGGTCCAGGAGCCATACCTCCTGCGCGCCGAGCTGACCGCCGAACGCATCGATCCGGCCGCCCTGCCCTTTGCCTGGCCCCTGCCCGCGCCGACCGCCGGGCCCCTGTCCCTGACCCTCAACGCCAAGGGGCCCTGGAGCAAGCTGAAGGTCAGCGGCTCGCTCCGGCAGGACAAGCAGACGGTGAGCTTCCTGGGCGAGGTGGAGCCCGAAAGCGGGGCCATGAACCTGGGCGGCGAGATGGAGCGGGTGCGCCTGGATTCCTGGGGCCTGCCGGTCAAGGCCGAGCTGGCCGGTTCCTGGCGCCTGGGCAGCGCGGCCTGGCCCGGCCTGGAGGGCAGCAAGCCCCGCCTGGCCCTGGACCTGAGCCACGCCGCCTACCAGGGCATAAGCGCCGGGCCCCTGAAGCTGGAGGCCGCCCTGGAGGGCGAGGCGGTGAGCATAAGCAGCCTGGCCCTGAGCGCGCCCTGGGGCCGCCTGGCCGGGCAGGGGCGGCTGGTGCTGCCCGCCAAGGACAAGCCCTTGACCCTGCAGGGCGACCTGGCCTTCCACGGGCTCAAGCCGCCCCAGGCCATCCTGGGCAAGCTGCCCGCCTGGGCGGGCGGGGCGCTGCTCAACGGCCGGGCCACGGTGCGGGGCGCTTGGCAAGACCTGGCCTGGGAGCTGAAGCTGGAAGGCTCGCGGGCGGGAGAGGGCCTGGAGATAAGCCGCCTGGAGGCGGCCGGGGCCCACGCGGGAGCGGCCTGGCGGGTGGAGCGCCTCAAGCTGGAGGCCCCCCTGCTGGACCTGGACGCCCGGGGCCAGGTCTCGACCGAAGAGCTGAGCCTGCGCTTCGGCCTCAAGACCCCGGACGTGCGCGGCCTGAACCACGCCCTGCGTGAAGCCAAGATCGTGCCGCCCATAGTGATCAGCGGCAGCCTGGAGGCGCGGGGGGGCATCAGCGGCCCCTGGAAGAGCCCGGACCTCCGGGTGCGCCTCAACCTGAACCACATGCTGACCCGCAACCTGCTGGCCCGCTCGGTGATGGTGAACGCCGAGCTGCAAAACCTGGGGCCCCGCCTCCTGGGCACGGCCAGCATTTTGGCCACCGGGGTGATCTCGGGCGAGATCTTCCTGGAGGACCTGGCGCTCCGGGCCGAGTTCGGGGCCCAGTCGAGCAGCCTGGTGGTGCAGGCCAAGGGGCCGGACACCGGCCTGGCGCTGCGCCTGGACAGCAAGGACCTGCTCACCCTGCCCCTCCGGGCCACCCTGAGCAAGGGCTGGATCGAGCGCGGGCCCCTGGGGCGCTGGTCGCAAAAGGGCGAGGCCCGGGTGACCCTGGGCCGGGAGCAGGTGCGGGTGCGCGGCCTGGAGATCGGTCAGGGCCGGGAGAGCCTGAGCTTCCAGGGCGACATCTCCCCGGCCGACGGGGCGGTTAACGCCAAGGTCGCCTTCAAGGGCATCAAGCTCTCCCACGCCCTGGGCCACCAGCCCGGCCTGCCCGCCGCCGCCCGCCTGGACGGCCTGGCCAAGGTGGACGGCCTGCTCAACCAGCCCCGCCTGGAGCTGGAGGGCCGGGTGAGCAAGCTGGAGTGGCCGGGGATGCAGCCCACCATGGTGGAGTTCCGGGGGAACTACCGGGACGAACGACTCACCATCGCCGGGCGCGCCTCCTATGGCGGGCAAGAGGTAATGGAGCTGGAGGGCCGGGCCGGGTTGACCATCAGCCTGCGCCCGCCGGTGTGGGAGCCCGGCGGCGAGGGCATCCAGCTCAAGGCCTCGGCCCACGACCTGCCCCTGGGCCTGGCCGCGCCCTTCCTGCCCGGCCTGGAGCGGATAATGGGCCGGGCCCGCCTGGAACTCACCGTGGACGGCACCATTTACCAGCCCAGCCTGCACGGCGACTTCTCCCTGGAGGACGGCAGCTTCATCATAAGCTCCAGCGGCCAGATCGTGGAGGACATCGAGCTGGATCTGGGCCTGGAGGGCAGCCGCATCGCCATCCGCCGGGCCTCGGCCAACAGCGAGGGGGAGCTGAGCCTGGCGGGCTCGCTGAGCCTGCCCTTGGGAAACCCCGGCGCCCTGGACCTCAGCCTGAAGAGCCAGGACCTCCTGGTGGTGCTGGGCACGGTGGGCCAGTTCGACGCCACCGCCCAGGTGAAGCTCAGCGGCGACTTCAAGCGCCCGGTGCTCACCGGGCGGGTGGGCATCAGCGACATCATCGTGCGCTACGGCCTGGCCGAGCCCGCGGGCATGAGCGACGTGGTGATCCTCAAGCCCGGCCAGGAGCCGCCGCCCCTGGAGAAGAAGGACAAGCGCTTCGCGCTGCCCCCGGCCCTGGACGGGCTCAAGGTGGACCTCCGGGCCGAGCTGAGCAAGCCCGCCCGAGTGAGCCTGGACGACGGCTGGCTGGACGCGGGCGGCGGGCTGCACCTGACCAAGGAGCCGGGCCAACCCCTAATCT
It encodes the following:
- a CDS encoding translocation/assembly module TamB domain-containing protein; this translates as MARRGKYLLWLILGLFAALLLALGVGGWVLSRSDAFRAWAVTQIESGVKEATGAELKLGALEGNLLFQATARDLALVRGEHTLLSVERLELSYNLLALLGGRVKIHSLTAVRPRVNLPWDLPSGSGGAPELAISLSRLNITGGALSAPEGLLGPLHHLEGLELSGSLSLDQRGLRATAKVLRARLGLKGLSEPLSVHLRAGLDEKQLRVEELELKHGQSRALLKGVLGVQEPYLLRAELTAERIDPAALPFAWPLPAPTAGPLSLTLNAKGPWSKLKVSGSLRQDKQTVSFLGEVEPESGAMNLGGEMERVRLDSWGLPVKAELAGSWRLGSAAWPGLEGSKPRLALDLSHAAYQGISAGPLKLEAALEGEAVSISSLALSAPWGRLAGQGRLVLPAKDKPLTLQGDLAFHGLKPPQAILGKLPAWAGGALLNGRATVRGAWQDLAWELKLEGSRAGEGLEISRLEAAGAHAGAAWRVERLKLEAPLLDLDARGQVSTEELSLRFGLKTPDVRGLNHALREAKIVPPIVISGSLEARGGISGPWKSPDLRVRLNLNHMLTRNLLARSVMVNAELQNLGPRLLGTASILATGVISGEIFLEDLALRAEFGAQSSSLVVQAKGPDTGLALRLDSKDLLTLPLRATLSKGWIERGPLGRWSQKGEARVTLGREQVRVRGLEIGQGRESLSFQGDISPADGAVNAKVAFKGIKLSHALGHQPGLPAAARLDGLAKVDGLLNQPRLELEGRVSKLEWPGMQPTMVEFRGNYRDERLTIAGRASYGGQEVMELEGRAGLTISLRPPVWEPGGEGIQLKASAHDLPLGLAAPFLPGLERIMGRARLELTVDGTIYQPSLHGDFSLEDGSFIISSSGQIVEDIELDLGLEGSRIAIRRASANSEGELSLAGSLSLPLGNPGALDLSLKSQDLLVVLGTVGQFDATAQVKLSGDFKRPVLTGRVGISDIIVRYGLAEPAGMSDVVILKPGQEPPPLEKKDKRFALPPALDGLKVDLRAELSKPARVSLDDGWLDAGGGLHLTKEPGQPLIFNGAVVIQKGLVIIAGRRFEVLEGKADFQGKTQPDPALSAEARLFMGSTTVFVNVAGTAMDPVVNLGSLPPMSQADILSTIIFGRPAADLNKGQSKELSAQALALLGQVGAKEMSRIFGPDLSPDVVTVHNTLSAGPSLEAGKYLSEDLYLRYRQNLGPYGGQNVGLEYRLSRYFSVESTVGTTRDNGVDLVFTRDFDLGDEDKKPAAAKPSKPQSETQKSAD